The following coding sequences lie in one Monomorium pharaonis isolate MP-MQ-018 chromosome 1, ASM1337386v2, whole genome shotgun sequence genomic window:
- the LOC105836607 gene encoding putative methyltransferase C9orf114 homolog, whose translation MSAATPELKNWKEHNRKRKELRKQWREEKLAKKARKEELEKESKNEAQKHVVEDDVRNERKNICTVSIAVPGSILENAQSPELRTYLAGQIARAACIYKVDEIVVFDDKGEVTEDEKRKVRRDDVLGEGRAGCLQLARILQYLECPQYLRKYFFPLHKDLQYAGVLNPLDAPHHLRQEDECLYREGIVTNKPIKVGRGSQVNVGLLNEVHVDKVLMPGLRVTVKIPAGQPNRKKLKAIIVSPNVPRAETGIYWGYTVRLAKNLTEVLTSCQYKGGYDLTIGTSDKGTSINEIETKSLEYHHCLIVFGGLAGLEAALDVDPYLNVDDPSLVFHKYVNTCPQQGSRTIRTEEAILLSLAELRTKLIAKEIIIKNSLEK comes from the coding sequence ATGTCGGCCGCGACACCCGAATTAAAGAATTGGAAAGAGCATAACCGTAAACGGAAGGAGCTTCGGAAACAATGGAGGGAAGAGAAATTGGCGAAGAAAGCCAGAAAGGAGGAGCTGGAGAAAGAGTCGAAGAACGAGGCGCAAAAGCACGTAGTGGAAGATGATGTGAGGAACGAGCGAAAGAACATTTGCACCGTAAGCATAGCGGTACCTGGCTCGATCCTCGAAAACGCGCAGTCCCCGGAGCTGCGTACCTACTTGGCGGGACAAATCGCGCGCGCCGCGTGCATCTACAAGGTGGACGAAATCGTGGTGTTCGACGACAAGGGCGAGGTCACGGAGGACGAAAAGCGCAAGGTCAGACGGGACGACGTCCTGGGCGAGGGTAGGGCCGGATGTCTACAGCTGGCCAGGATACTGCAGTATCTCGAGTGTCCGCAGTACCTGAGGAAGTATTTCTTTCCGCTTCACAAAGACCTGCAGTACGCGGGCGTGCTGAACCCGCTGGACGCACCGCATCATCTAAGGCAGGAGGACGAGTGTCTATACCGGGAGGGTATAGTCACCAATAAGCCCATAAAGGTCGGCAGAGGCTCGCAAGTAAATGTGGGACTGTTGAACGAGGTCCATGTAGACAAAGTACTAATGCCTGGGCTGAGGGTGACGGTAAAAATACCAGCGGGACAGCCAAATCGGAAGAAACTGAAGGCTATCATTGTATCACCTAACGTGCCACGTGCAGAAACTGGTATTTATTGGGGTTACACTGTCAGATTGGCAAAAAACTTGACAGAAGTGCTGACGAGCTGTCAATACAAGGGAGGATACGACTTGACGATCGGTACGTCCGATAAGGGAACGTCGATCAACGAAATAGAAACGAAGAGCTTGGAATATCACCATTGTCTCATAGTGTTTGGAGGTCTCGCAGGATTGGAGGCTGCCCTGGATGTAGATCCATATTTAAACGTTGATGATCCATCTCTCGTCTTTCACAAATATGTGAACACATGCCCACAGCAGGGATCACGGACAATCAGGACGGAAGAAGCAATTCTCCTGAGTTTAGCTGAATTGAGAACTAAATTAATAGCTAAAGAAATTATCATCAAAAACAGTTTAGAAAAATAG